One genomic window of Corynebacterium sp. sy039 includes the following:
- the argB gene encoding acetylglutamate kinase, giving the protein MTDSVASASHSLSAAQRATVLAEALPWLQHYRDKIVVVKYGGNAMVDERLKAAFAADMVLLRTIGAKPVVVHGGGPQISAMLDKLGLVGEFKGGFRVTTPEVMDVVRMVLFGQVGRDLVGLINSHGPYAVGTSGEDAGLFRAHKRLVEVDGEPTDIGLVGNITHVDASSLMDIIEAGRIPVVSTIAPGDDGQVYNINADTAAGALASAIGAERLVILTNVEGLYTDWPDKSSLVSQISVSELAAILPTLDSGMIPKMESCLSAVSAGVSAAHVIDGRTEHAVVLELLTTGGIGTMVLPDEYQDKLHATTIFRS; this is encoded by the coding sequence ATGACAGATTCAGTAGCCTCAGCATCACATTCACTCAGTGCAGCGCAAAGAGCAACGGTTCTTGCCGAGGCTTTGCCGTGGTTGCAGCACTATCGCGATAAAATTGTCGTCGTTAAGTATGGCGGAAACGCTATGGTTGATGAACGCCTTAAGGCTGCTTTTGCTGCAGACATGGTATTGCTGCGTACCATTGGGGCGAAACCAGTAGTTGTGCATGGTGGTGGACCACAGATTTCTGCCATGCTCGATAAACTTGGGCTTGTTGGTGAGTTTAAGGGTGGGTTTCGAGTTACAACGCCAGAGGTAATGGATGTAGTTCGCATGGTGCTGTTTGGACAAGTGGGCAGAGACTTAGTCGGACTCATTAACTCTCATGGACCCTACGCAGTGGGAACATCTGGTGAGGATGCTGGACTTTTTCGAGCCCATAAGCGCTTAGTCGAGGTTGATGGAGAACCAACGGACATTGGTTTAGTGGGCAATATCACGCACGTGGATGCCAGTAGCTTAATGGATATCATCGAAGCGGGACGTATCCCTGTTGTCTCTACCATTGCGCCTGGCGACGATGGGCAAGTGTATAACATCAATGCGGATACTGCAGCAGGTGCCCTTGCTAGTGCTATAGGCGCTGAACGCTTAGTCATTCTTACCAATGTTGAAGGGTTATATACTGACTGGCCCGATAAGAGTTCTTTGGTATCGCAAATATCGGTGAGCGAGCTTGCTGCCATTTTGCCTACACTGGATTCTGGCATGATCCCGAAAATGGAATCGTGCTTATCAGCAGTCAGTGCGGGGGTTTCGGCGGCACACGTTATTGATGGGAGAACAGAGCACGCTGTAGTTCTTGAGTTACTTACTACTGGAGGAATCGGCACAATGGTCTTGCCTGATGAGTATCAAGATAAACTCCATGCCACCACTATTTTCCGCTCGTAA
- a CDS encoding acetylornithine transaminase yields the protein MNQHITHEAIAQNSYSQAWTDSLMNTYGTPELELVGGSGVMVRDSQGREHIDLLAGIAVNALGHAHPGIIEAVNTQLGTLGHVSNLFISAPVVQAAQKIIERFASENEKIMQETRVFFCNSGAEANEAALKIARLTGKKRVLAAHHGFHGRTLGSLALTGQPTKRAPFEPLAGGVEFYPYGDSEYLRKLVELNPADTAAIILEPIQGETGVIPAPHGFLTQVRQLCDEHNILFIVDEVQTGVGRTGDFFAFQHEYVTPDVVTLAKGLGGGLPIGATIATGAAASLLTPGSHGTTFGGNPVVCAAANVVLDVVDQDFCAEVAAKGQRFIDGLSALAGVAHVRGRGLMLGVVLDNTVLEKATAQQLVAKATQYGLILNAPRADVIRITPPLIISTAEIDDALERFAALLADVHAA from the coding sequence ATGAATCAACACATTACACATGAGGCTATTGCTCAGAATTCTTATTCACAAGCATGGACAGATAGCTTGATGAATACCTATGGAACTCCGGAGCTAGAACTTGTTGGTGGTTCGGGTGTCATGGTGCGCGATAGTCAAGGTCGTGAGCATATAGACCTGCTTGCTGGAATTGCAGTTAATGCTTTAGGACACGCACATCCTGGGATTATTGAAGCAGTTAATACGCAATTGGGAACTCTAGGTCATGTTTCTAATCTTTTCATTTCAGCTCCAGTGGTGCAGGCAGCACAAAAAATTATTGAACGTTTCGCATCGGAAAATGAAAAGATTATGCAAGAAACTCGGGTTTTCTTTTGTAATTCTGGTGCAGAGGCCAATGAAGCAGCCCTAAAAATAGCTAGACTCACTGGAAAGAAAAGAGTTCTTGCTGCTCATCATGGTTTCCATGGAAGGACTCTTGGTTCATTAGCCCTTACCGGGCAACCAACAAAACGTGCTCCTTTTGAGCCTTTGGCTGGTGGGGTGGAGTTCTATCCTTATGGCGATAGTGAATACTTACGAAAGTTGGTTGAGCTTAATCCTGCGGATACTGCCGCCATTATTTTGGAGCCTATTCAAGGAGAAACCGGTGTTATTCCTGCTCCTCACGGTTTTCTAACACAAGTGCGGCAGCTATGCGACGAGCACAATATCTTATTCATCGTTGATGAGGTGCAGACAGGCGTCGGCAGAACTGGCGATTTTTTTGCGTTCCAACATGAATATGTGACCCCTGACGTCGTTACCTTGGCTAAAGGCTTAGGCGGTGGGTTACCTATTGGTGCGACTATTGCTACTGGTGCGGCGGCTAGTTTGCTTACTCCGGGAAGTCATGGAACAACTTTTGGTGGTAATCCAGTGGTGTGTGCAGCTGCGAATGTAGTTCTGGACGTAGTAGATCAAGATTTTTGCGCTGAAGTTGCTGCCAAAGGGCAGCGATTCATCGATGGGCTGTCTGCTTTAGCAGGCGTTGCGCATGTGCGTGGACGTGGACTTATGCTTGGTGTTGTGCTTGATAATACTGTGCTGGAAAAAGCAACTGCGCAGCAATTGGTGGCAAAAGCTACTCAGTATGGGTTGATACTTAACGCTCCTCGTGCAGATGTTATTCGGATTACTCCGCCATTAATCATCAGTACGGCAGAGATTGATGATGCTTTAGAACGTTTTGCGGCTTTATTAGCAGATGTTCATGCAGCATGA
- the argF gene encoding ornithine carbamoyltransferase, with amino-acid sequence MEQQVSTQVRHFLADDDLSPAEQAQVIELALELKKNPYVKKTFAGPQSVAVLFDKSSTRTRFSFGAAIAELGGNAIMVEPGSTQLTKGETAQDTGAILSGYTSAIVWRTYAHQNLVDMAEAATVPVINGLSDDLHPCQILADLVTCVEKLCPEQGVAGLKNKRAVYLGDGNNNMANSYLIGFATAGMDITVIAPAGFQPQQSFVDRARQRAELTGAHVLVTDDVAHVRDADVVITDTWVSMGMENDGIDRRTPFLPYQVNDELMAQAGENAIFMHCLPAYRGSEVTASVIDGPQSVVIQEAHNRLHAQKALMVWLIENQPQ; translated from the coding sequence ATGGAACAACAAGTAAGTACACAAGTACGCCATTTCTTAGCTGACGATGATCTTAGTCCAGCAGAGCAAGCACAAGTTATTGAACTTGCTTTGGAATTAAAAAAGAATCCTTATGTGAAGAAAACTTTTGCGGGACCACAATCAGTAGCGGTGCTTTTTGATAAAAGTTCGACTCGTACTCGTTTTTCTTTCGGCGCGGCAATCGCAGAATTGGGTGGCAATGCAATCATGGTCGAACCTGGTTCCACTCAATTGACAAAAGGCGAGACAGCACAAGATACTGGTGCGATTTTGTCTGGCTATACTTCTGCGATTGTGTGGCGTACCTATGCTCACCAAAACTTAGTTGATATGGCAGAAGCTGCAACTGTTCCAGTCATTAATGGGCTTTCCGATGATTTGCACCCTTGTCAGATTCTTGCTGACTTAGTGACCTGCGTGGAAAAGCTCTGTCCTGAGCAAGGTGTTGCAGGATTAAAAAATAAGCGGGCGGTCTATCTTGGCGATGGCAATAATAATATGGCTAATTCTTATTTAATTGGTTTTGCGACGGCAGGTATGGATATCACAGTCATTGCACCGGCTGGTTTCCAACCCCAGCAGTCTTTTGTCGATAGAGCACGGCAGCGCGCTGAACTTACTGGTGCTCATGTGCTAGTCACTGATGATGTAGCCCATGTGCGTGATGCAGATGTTGTGATTACCGACACGTGGGTTTCAATGGGAATGGAAAATGATGGCATTGATCGTCGTACGCCTTTTTTGCCTTATCAAGTCAATGATGAACTTATGGCTCAAGCGGGTGAGAATGCCATTTTTATGCATTGTCTACCGGCTTATCGAGGTAGTGAAGTAACTGCTAGTGTCATTGATGGTCCACAATCGGTGGTGATTCAAGAAGCGCATAATCGATTGCATGCACAAAAGGCCTTAATGGTATGGTTGATTGAGAATCAGCCACAATAA
- a CDS encoding arginine repressor — MAMGQMTRTMRQALIVDLLETQQVTSQKQLSDLLKEKGAEITQGTLSRDLDELGARKVRPDNGASFYVVGELENPQVNAGSGTWERLRKMLEDLLVSTDYSANMAVLRTPPGAAQFLASFIDRVGMEEVVGTIAGDDTVFVLARDPMTGKELSEIISQRKYRMPDTESVDAKKQ, encoded by the coding sequence ATGGCTATGGGGCAGATGACACGCACAATGCGTCAAGCATTGATTGTGGATCTTTTGGAGACGCAGCAGGTGACAAGTCAGAAACAATTATCTGACTTGTTAAAAGAAAAGGGTGCAGAGATTACCCAGGGAACACTATCGCGTGATCTTGACGAGCTTGGTGCTCGAAAAGTACGTCCTGATAATGGTGCTTCGTTTTATGTTGTAGGTGAATTAGAAAATCCTCAAGTAAATGCGGGGAGTGGTACCTGGGAACGATTGCGGAAAATGCTTGAAGATCTTTTGGTTTCCACGGACTATTCTGCGAATATGGCAGTTTTGCGTACTCCACCGGGAGCTGCTCAGTTTTTAGCTAGTTTTATTGATCGAGTTGGCATGGAAGAAGTAGTGGGAACAATCGCAGGTGATGATACTGTGTTTGTTTTGGCACGTGATCCTATGACCGGCAAAGAGCTCAGTGAAATCATTAGTCAGCGAAAGTACCGGATGCCTGATACAGAGTCGGTCGACGCAAAGAAGCAATAG
- a CDS encoding argininosuccinate synthase, with translation MTNRVVLAYSGGLDTSVAIPYLAKMTQGEVVAVSLDLGQGGEDMENVRQRALDCGAVESIVIDAKDEFAEDYCLLTIKANGMYMKQYPLVSAISRPLIVKHLVQAAQEHGGTHVSHGCTGKGNDQVRFEVGFRSLAPDLEIIAPARDYAWTRDKAIAFAEEINLPIEQSKKSPFSIDQNVWGRAVETGFLEDLWNPPTKDLYAYTEDPALGNAPDEVIISFQSGVPVAIDGRPVTVLEAIEELNRRAGAQGVGRLDMVEDRLVGIKSREVYEAPGAIALITAHEALEDVTVERELARYKRGIDARWSEEVYDGLWYGPLKRSLDAFIESTQQHVTGDIRMVLHAGKCVVNGRRSASSLYDFNLATYDTGDTFDQTLAKGFVELHGLSSKIANSRDRKSAE, from the coding sequence ATGACAAATCGTGTAGTGCTCGCATATTCAGGAGGCCTTGATACCTCCGTAGCAATCCCATACTTGGCAAAGATGACTCAGGGAGAAGTGGTTGCTGTATCGCTTGATCTTGGTCAAGGCGGGGAGGACATGGAAAATGTTCGCCAGCGTGCCCTTGACTGTGGAGCCGTAGAGTCCATCGTGATCGATGCTAAAGATGAATTTGCAGAAGATTATTGCTTACTGACGATCAAAGCCAATGGTATGTATATGAAACAATATCCACTGGTATCTGCAATTTCACGTCCATTGATTGTGAAACACCTGGTGCAGGCAGCTCAAGAACATGGTGGTACGCACGTATCTCATGGCTGCACTGGTAAAGGTAATGACCAAGTGCGTTTCGAGGTTGGTTTCCGTAGCCTTGCTCCCGATTTGGAGATTATCGCTCCAGCACGTGACTATGCTTGGACGCGCGATAAAGCTATTGCGTTTGCAGAAGAGATTAATCTACCAATTGAGCAATCCAAAAAGTCTCCTTTCTCTATTGACCAAAATGTATGGGGTCGTGCTGTGGAAACAGGATTCCTAGAAGATTTGTGGAATCCACCAACGAAAGACCTCTACGCATATACCGAGGATCCTGCATTAGGAAATGCACCTGATGAGGTCATCATTTCTTTCCAATCTGGTGTTCCAGTTGCAATCGACGGTCGTCCAGTGACTGTGCTTGAAGCAATTGAAGAGCTTAACCGCCGCGCAGGTGCGCAAGGCGTTGGTCGTCTTGATATGGTTGAGGACCGTTTAGTTGGTATTAAGTCTCGCGAAGTATATGAGGCGCCAGGGGCGATTGCCTTAATCACTGCTCATGAAGCACTTGAAGATGTGACTGTTGAGCGTGAGCTTGCTCGTTATAAGCGCGGTATTGACGCGCGTTGGTCTGAAGAAGTCTATGACGGTTTATGGTATGGACCGCTAAAACGCTCACTTGATGCGTTTATTGAGTCTACTCAACAGCACGTTACCGGTGATATTCGTATGGTGCTTCATGCTGGAAAATGTGTGGTCAATGGTCGTCGATCAGCTTCATCGCTTTACGACTTTAACTTGGCAACATATGATACCGGCGACACTTTCGACCAGACCTTGGCTAAAGGTTTCGTCGAATTGCATGGTTTATCATCTAAGATCGCTAACAGCCGTGATCGCAAATCAGCTGAATAA
- the argH gene encoding argininosuccinate lyase, with translation MEKHGTNQGALWGGRFSGGPSDAMFALSVSTHFDWVLAPYDVLASKAHAKVLHKAGLLSDADLDTMLSGLDELGKAVADGSFAPLPTDEDVHGAMERGLIDIVGAEVGGRLRAGRSRNDQVATLFRMWVRDAIRALALDVSELVDALSAQAAQHPGVIMPGKTHFQAAQPVLLAHALLAHAHPLLRDIERLQDLDKRLAVSPYGSGALAGSSLQLDPEAIAAELGFDSAADNSLDATSSRDFAAETAYVLAQIAVDMSRLAEEIIAWSTPEFGYITLHDSWSTGSSIMPQKKNPDVAELARGKTGRLIGNLSGLMATLKAMPLAYNRDLQEDKEPIVDSVTQLKLLLPAMTGLVSTLVFHPDRMLELAPAGYTLATDLAEWMVRQGVPFREAHEASGACVRIAEQRGVELDELTDEELASVDERLHPAVREVLTVEGAVAARSTRGGTAQPCVDEQRVRVNELNAQYKEWAEHGVRD, from the coding sequence GTGGAAAAGCATGGCACAAATCAAGGTGCATTATGGGGCGGTCGTTTTTCAGGCGGACCAAGCGACGCAATGTTTGCCTTGAGTGTGTCTACACATTTTGACTGGGTATTGGCTCCTTATGATGTGTTGGCGTCGAAGGCTCATGCAAAGGTTTTGCATAAGGCTGGGCTTTTGAGTGATGCTGACCTCGATACCATGCTGTCTGGACTTGATGAGCTTGGAAAAGCTGTCGCAGATGGTAGTTTTGCACCATTGCCTACTGATGAGGATGTGCATGGGGCAATGGAGCGTGGCTTGATTGATATAGTCGGTGCTGAAGTGGGAGGTCGATTAAGAGCTGGACGTTCCCGAAATGATCAAGTTGCCACACTATTTCGTATGTGGGTGCGTGATGCAATCCGCGCATTGGCATTAGATGTTAGTGAGTTAGTAGATGCATTATCTGCACAAGCGGCTCAGCACCCTGGTGTTATTATGCCAGGGAAGACACATTTTCAAGCAGCTCAACCAGTGCTTTTAGCTCATGCGCTCTTAGCTCATGCACATCCATTGTTGAGAGATATCGAGCGATTGCAAGATCTCGATAAGCGTTTGGCAGTCAGTCCTTATGGATCAGGTGCATTAGCGGGTTCATCGCTGCAGTTAGATCCAGAGGCGATTGCAGCTGAACTTGGTTTTGATAGTGCAGCCGATAATTCTCTCGACGCCACAAGTTCGCGTGATTTTGCAGCTGAAACTGCATATGTCTTGGCTCAAATTGCGGTTGATATGTCACGGCTTGCCGAGGAGATCATTGCATGGTCCACACCAGAGTTTGGGTATATAACTTTGCATGATTCCTGGTCTACGGGATCCTCTATTATGCCGCAGAAAAAGAATCCGGATGTTGCAGAATTGGCGCGTGGAAAAACTGGACGCCTTATTGGCAATTTATCTGGTCTTATGGCTACGCTGAAAGCGATGCCATTGGCATATAATCGTGATTTGCAAGAAGATAAAGAGCCTATTGTGGATTCAGTTACTCAGCTTAAGCTGTTACTGCCAGCAATGACTGGGTTGGTATCTACTCTGGTATTCCATCCAGATCGTATGTTGGAGTTAGCACCAGCAGGATATACCTTGGCTACCGATTTGGCAGAGTGGATGGTGCGTCAGGGAGTACCATTCCGAGAAGCACATGAGGCATCGGGAGCTTGCGTGCGTATCGCTGAGCAACGTGGTGTCGAATTAGATGAATTAACCGATGAAGAACTCGCTAGCGTCGATGAGCGACTTCATCCAGCTGTTCGAGAAGTGCTTACTGTAGAAGGCGCAGTTGCTGCCCGTAGTACGCGTGGTGGCACTGCGCAGCCCTGTGTGGATGAACAGCGTGTGCGCGTGAATGAACTTAATGCACAGTACAAAGAGTGGGCTGAGCATGGTGTACGCGATTAG
- a CDS encoding Trm112 family protein — translation MAISAELMDILVCPIDKGDLTYIPEDNVLLNERLGKAYRIEDDIPVLLAEKAFDWNKNS, via the coding sequence ATGGCTATTTCTGCTGAGCTTATGGATATTCTTGTATGTCCTATTGACAAAGGTGATCTGACGTATATTCCAGAAGATAATGTTCTTCTCAATGAACGCTTAGGGAAGGCATATCGAATCGAAGATGATATTCCAGTGCTTCTTGCCGAGAAAGCCTTTGACTGGAATAAAAATTCATAA
- the tyrS gene encoding tyrosine--tRNA ligase: MPDNIIDELQWRGLINDSTDIEALRQECEKPITLYCGFDPTGDSLHAGHLVPMLIMRRFQQYGHRPIMLAGGATGMIGDPRDVGERVMLTEEKVAQNLESIKKQLRRFVDFDGGETGTTAHKALMVNNADWTSGMSVIEFLRDVGKNFSLNTMLDRDTVKRRLESDGISYTEFSYMLLQANDFVQLRRQYDCVLQVGGGDQWGNIVSGVDLNRRVDSAKVHGITVPLVTDAQGNKFGKSTGGGKLWLDDQLTSPYAWYQYFLNAGDSVVLDYLRWFTFLTQEEIAEYEVAVQERPHLREAQRRLAQEMTNLVHGETATHAVELAASALFGRAELADLDEETLSGALHETKVAELSLDNGYTIIDLLVESGLVDSKGAARRTIKEGGAYVNNQRISDENWQPESVDLLHDAWLVLRKGKKNFAGIHFS; the protein is encoded by the coding sequence ATGCCTGATAATATTATTGATGAGCTGCAGTGGCGCGGTTTGATTAACGACTCAACCGATATAGAGGCATTGCGCCAAGAGTGTGAAAAACCAATTACGTTATACTGTGGATTTGATCCGACAGGTGATTCTTTGCACGCTGGACATCTAGTTCCTATGCTCATCATGCGCCGATTCCAGCAATATGGGCATCGCCCTATTATGTTGGCTGGTGGGGCTACTGGCATGATCGGCGATCCACGTGATGTAGGTGAGCGTGTGATGCTTACCGAAGAAAAAGTTGCCCAGAATTTGGAGTCCATCAAAAAGCAACTTCGACGTTTCGTTGATTTTGATGGTGGTGAGACTGGTACAACAGCACATAAAGCACTCATGGTCAATAATGCTGACTGGACTTCTGGTATGTCTGTAATTGAATTTTTGCGTGATGTTGGAAAAAACTTTTCACTTAATACCATGCTTGATCGCGATACTGTGAAGCGTCGTTTGGAAAGTGACGGCATCTCTTACACCGAGTTCTCCTATATGCTGCTGCAAGCTAATGATTTCGTGCAGTTACGTCGTCAGTATGATTGCGTTCTGCAAGTAGGAGGCGGGGATCAATGGGGAAATATTGTCTCTGGTGTTGATCTGAATCGTCGTGTTGATAGTGCAAAGGTGCATGGAATAACAGTGCCTTTGGTTACTGACGCGCAGGGAAATAAGTTTGGTAAGTCTACTGGTGGCGGAAAACTATGGCTTGACGATCAATTAACTAGCCCGTATGCGTGGTATCAGTATTTCCTTAATGCGGGTGATTCAGTTGTTTTGGATTATCTGCGTTGGTTTACTTTCCTGACTCAAGAAGAAATTGCCGAGTATGAAGTTGCTGTGCAGGAGCGTCCGCATTTGCGTGAAGCTCAACGACGACTAGCGCAAGAAATGACTAATCTAGTGCATGGTGAAACTGCCACCCATGCTGTTGAGTTAGCTGCTTCTGCCTTATTCGGACGCGCAGAATTAGCGGATCTTGATGAGGAAACACTTTCCGGAGCCTTGCATGAAACAAAAGTTGCTGAATTATCACTAGACAATGGCTACACAATTATTGATTTGTTAGTAGAAAGTGGTCTAGTTGATTCTAAGGGAGCTGCGCGACGAACAATCAAAGAAGGTGGCGCCTATGTTAATAATCAGCGGATTAGCGATGAGAACTGGCAACCTGAGTCAGTGGATTTATTGCATGATGCATGGTTAGTGTTGCGCAAAGGGAAGAAGAATTTTGCTGGTATTCACTTTTCATAG
- a CDS encoding class I SAM-dependent methyltransferase, with amino-acid sequence MLDRTISSYSQRATEYIEVLGSIEGMDPLDIALIKDWGCNVEGAILDAGAGPGHWSGLLEKCGCDVYGMDMVPEFVTTAAQHFPDVEFVYGNILNVPFRDSLFDGVLAWYSLIHMESDTCAYALKELARILKPGGTILVGAFLGDHDQAFDHAITQAFYFSEDRLSELLTVAGFCICSVQKRHPDNARPHISIVAERI; translated from the coding sequence ATGCTGGATCGTACAATAAGCTCATATTCTCAACGTGCAACTGAATATATTGAGGTATTAGGTTCCATTGAAGGTATGGACCCTCTTGATATAGCCCTTATTAAAGATTGGGGTTGTAATGTGGAAGGCGCTATTCTCGATGCGGGAGCGGGGCCAGGGCATTGGAGTGGATTATTAGAAAAATGTGGATGTGATGTCTATGGAATGGACATGGTTCCTGAGTTTGTGACTACTGCTGCTCAGCATTTTCCTGATGTTGAATTTGTTTACGGAAATATCTTGAATGTACCTTTTCGTGATTCTCTTTTTGATGGCGTTCTGGCCTGGTATTCGCTTATTCACATGGAATCAGATACTTGCGCTTACGCATTAAAGGAATTGGCTAGAATTCTTAAACCGGGTGGAACTATTCTTGTGGGTGCTTTTCTTGGTGACCATGACCAGGCTTTTGACCATGCAATTACTCAAGCTTTTTATTTCTCAGAAGACAGATTATCTGAACTGCTAACAGTAGCTGGTTTTTGTATTTGTTCTGTTCAGAAACGGCACCCAGATAATGCTCGTCCTCATATTTCAATCGTGGCAGAGCGCATCTAA